From Saccharothrix espanaensis DSM 44229, the proteins below share one genomic window:
- a CDS encoding serine/threonine protein kinase, whose amino-acid sequence MSEDLSGRRLGHYRIDGVLGRGGMSVTYRATDVRLGRKVALKVIGEHLTADAEFRERFVDEARNTSAIDHANIVPLYDFDEVDGLLYIAMRLVDGQDLAGHIKDGPISPARTLTLLGQVAEALDMLHGKGLVHLDVKPANVLVTTKEASREHVYLADFGLTRRGATGHRTRTGDFLGSPTYAAPEHLRGEPLDGRTDQYALACMVFACLSGRPPFQGGVQDVIQGHLATEIPTLTSLVALPPGIDDVLRKGTSKDPNQRFGSCQELMAAARTALGGAATVTSPPRRVDAPVSGPVPAQHGPQTGGVPAQQPPRYQQPQPPSGGFAQQPGFLADPVRLRPPTQVGGASAFTTTAKSRPAWVTPVIVGVVAIVAIVVLVLILTPKSEEPRPPASTSTGQSIDVGGESGSKKPLPTSVPVKTSR is encoded by the coding sequence GTGTCGGAGGACCTGAGCGGGCGACGGTTGGGCCACTACCGGATCGACGGGGTGCTCGGCCGCGGTGGCATGAGCGTGACCTACCGGGCCACGGACGTTCGGCTGGGTCGCAAGGTGGCCCTAAAGGTCATCGGCGAGCACCTGACCGCCGACGCCGAGTTCCGCGAGCGGTTCGTGGACGAGGCGCGCAACACCTCGGCGATCGACCACGCGAACATCGTGCCGCTGTACGACTTCGACGAGGTCGACGGGCTGCTCTACATCGCCATGCGGCTGGTCGACGGCCAGGACCTCGCGGGCCACATCAAGGACGGCCCGATCTCGCCCGCGCGCACCCTGACGCTGCTCGGCCAGGTGGCCGAAGCGCTCGACATGCTGCACGGCAAGGGCCTGGTGCACCTGGACGTGAAGCCGGCCAACGTGCTGGTGACCACCAAGGAAGCCTCCCGCGAGCACGTCTACCTGGCCGACTTCGGCCTGACCCGGCGCGGCGCGACCGGCCACCGCACCCGGACCGGCGACTTCCTCGGCTCGCCCACCTACGCCGCGCCCGAGCACCTGCGCGGCGAGCCGCTCGACGGCCGCACCGACCAGTACGCGCTGGCCTGCATGGTGTTCGCCTGCCTGTCCGGCCGGCCGCCGTTCCAGGGCGGCGTCCAGGACGTCATCCAGGGCCACCTGGCCACCGAGATCCCGACCCTCACGTCCCTGGTGGCGCTGCCGCCGGGCATCGACGACGTGCTGCGCAAGGGCACCTCGAAGGACCCCAACCAGCGGTTCGGCTCGTGCCAGGAGCTGATGGCGGCGGCCCGCACGGCGCTGGGCGGCGCGGCCACCGTGACCAGCCCGCCGCGCCGGGTCGACGCGCCGGTGTCCGGCCCGGTGCCGGCCCAGCACGGCCCGCAGACCGGCGGCGTGCCGGCCCAGCAGCCGCCGCGCTACCAGCAGCCGCAGCCCCCGTCCGGCGGGTTCGCCCAGCAGCCGGGCTTCCTGGCCGACCCGGTCCGGCTGCGCCCGCCCACGCAGGTCGGCGGCGCGTCCGCGTTCACCACCACCGCGAAGTCGCGGCCCGCGTGGGTCACGCCGGTGATCGTCGGCGTGGTGGCCATCGTGGCGATCGTCGTCCTGGTGCTGATCCTCACCCCGAAGTCCGAGGAGCCCCGGCCGCCCGCGTCGACCAGCACCGGCCAGTCCATCGACGTCGGCGGCGAGAGCGGCAGCAAGAAGCCGCTGCCCACCAGCGTGCCGGTCAAGACCTCCCGCTGA
- a CDS encoding phosphatidylserine decarboxylase, whose translation MTVDRDKNSGAVSHFIDLARGIVPPMHPAGRPFVAGAAVATLLVRRFSRRAGVVGALLTAWVAWFFREPVRTTPTRPNLAVAPADGTVSHVVDAVPPAELGLGDVPMTRISVFLSVFDVHVQRLPVSGAVRQVSYRPGKFLSADLDKASEDNERNTVWLTSTEGHDVVVVQIAGLVARRIVCHVADGDKVEVGRTYGLIRFGSRVDLYVPQGSRVLVEAGQRTIGGETVLAELPEL comes from the coding sequence ATGACCGTCGATCGCGACAAGAACAGTGGTGCCGTCTCCCACTTCATCGACCTCGCTCGGGGGATCGTCCCCCCGATGCACCCCGCGGGCCGCCCGTTCGTGGCGGGCGCGGCCGTCGCGACCCTCCTGGTGCGCCGGTTCTCCCGGCGCGCCGGCGTGGTGGGCGCGCTGCTGACCGCGTGGGTGGCGTGGTTCTTCCGCGAACCCGTGCGGACCACCCCCACCCGGCCCAACCTGGCCGTCGCGCCCGCGGACGGCACCGTCTCGCACGTCGTCGACGCGGTCCCGCCGGCCGAGCTCGGCCTCGGCGACGTGCCGATGACCCGGATCAGCGTGTTCCTGTCCGTGTTCGACGTGCACGTCCAGCGCCTGCCGGTGTCCGGCGCGGTCCGCCAGGTCTCCTACCGGCCGGGCAAGTTCCTGTCCGCCGACCTGGACAAGGCCAGCGAGGACAACGAGCGCAACACCGTCTGGTTGACCTCCACCGAGGGCCACGACGTCGTCGTGGTGCAGATCGCGGGCCTGGTGGCCCGCCGCATCGTCTGCCACGTCGCCGACGGCGACAAGGTCGAGGTCGGCCGCACCTACGGCCTGATCCGCTTCGGGTCGCGGGTCGACCTCTACGTGCCGCAGGGCAGCCGCGTGCTGGTGGAGGCCGGTCAGCGCACCATCGGCGGGGAGACCGTGCTCGCCGAACTCCCGGAGCTCTGA
- the moeA gene encoding molybdopterin molybdotransferase MoeA yields MVVVSNSLTAVAAHRERIAELVGVTGTAELPVADCLGLVLALDLVAPVALPPFDNSAMDGYAVRAADVAAVPVALPVTDDIPAGRAASTPLEPGTAQRIMTGAPLPAGADAVVQVEWTDGGTSSVRVDRGVPAGANVRRAADDVAVGTTVLVAGTVLGPAQLGLAAALGFGSLPVRRRPRVLVLSTGSELVGPGEVLAPGQIYESNGVMLAAAVREAGGEAELLRFVPDDVAAFRAAVEPRLAAFDLLLTSGGVSAGAYEVVKDAFTGRGVEFTRVAMQPGGPQGAGRYLGVAVATLPGNPVSAQVSFEVFIRPALRAAMGHAVVQRPTVVAKLSSPLTSPAGRTQFRRGRYDPASGQVVTPVGGPGSHLLSALALSDCLIEVPEDVTELAAGADVLVRFLH; encoded by the coding sequence ATGGTGGTCGTGTCGAACTCGTTGACCGCGGTCGCCGCCCACCGCGAGCGGATCGCGGAGCTGGTCGGGGTGACCGGGACCGCCGAGCTCCCGGTGGCGGACTGCCTGGGGCTGGTGCTGGCGCTGGACCTGGTCGCGCCGGTCGCGCTGCCGCCCTTCGACAACTCCGCGATGGACGGCTACGCGGTGCGCGCGGCGGACGTGGCGGCCGTTCCGGTGGCGTTGCCGGTGACCGACGACATCCCGGCCGGGCGCGCGGCGTCGACGCCGCTGGAGCCCGGGACGGCGCAGCGGATCATGACCGGCGCGCCGCTGCCGGCCGGCGCGGACGCCGTGGTGCAGGTGGAGTGGACCGACGGCGGGACGTCGTCGGTGCGGGTGGACCGGGGGGTGCCGGCCGGCGCGAACGTGCGGCGGGCGGCGGACGACGTCGCGGTGGGCACGACGGTGCTGGTCGCCGGGACGGTGCTGGGGCCCGCGCAGCTGGGGTTGGCGGCGGCGCTGGGGTTCGGGTCGCTGCCGGTGCGCCGGCGGCCCAGGGTGCTGGTGCTCTCGACCGGGTCGGAGCTGGTCGGGCCGGGCGAGGTGCTGGCGCCGGGGCAGATCTACGAGTCGAACGGCGTGATGCTCGCGGCGGCCGTGCGGGAGGCGGGCGGCGAGGCGGAGCTGCTGCGGTTCGTGCCGGACGACGTGGCGGCGTTCCGGGCGGCGGTGGAGCCGAGGCTGGCGGCGTTCGACCTGCTGCTGACCTCGGGCGGGGTGAGCGCGGGCGCGTACGAGGTGGTCAAGGACGCGTTCACCGGTCGCGGGGTGGAGTTCACCAGGGTGGCGATGCAGCCCGGCGGGCCGCAGGGCGCGGGCCGGTACCTGGGGGTGGCGGTCGCGACGCTGCCGGGCAACCCGGTGAGCGCGCAGGTGTCGTTCGAGGTGTTCATCCGGCCGGCGCTGCGGGCGGCGATGGGGCACGCGGTGGTGCAGCGGCCGACGGTGGTCGCGAAGCTCAGCTCGCCGCTGACGTCGCCGGCGGGCCGCACCCAGTTCCGGCGCGGCAGGTACGACCCGGCCTCCGGCCAGGTGGTGACCCCGGTCGGTGGCCCCGGCTCGCACCTGCTGTCGGCGCTGGCGCTGAGCGACTGCCTGATCGAGGTGCCCGAGGACGTGACCGAACTCGCGGCCGGGGCGGACGTGCTGGTCCGCTTCCTGCACTAG
- a CDS encoding AIM24 family protein: MQVRTRHTPTFGVARLVLAPAEPALVERSSLFATSYGVNRDTKGKAPGVKAALCTAGAEGGWVDVAPPLPGDLHVLELDGATGWCVARNSWLASAGTVAMDPAAPPLRALHGGDTGFLTYVYGTGSVVLACYGTLDVLTLDAGELVTLDSGHVVGFADTLQCRLRALSPDVPQSVRNGDGLVLDFAGPGLVLTRTRSPRALVSWLRDNGFSVRS, translated from the coding sequence GTGCAGGTCCGCACGCGACACACGCCGACCTTCGGAGTGGCCAGGCTGGTGCTCGCGCCCGCCGAACCGGCCCTCGTCGAACGCTCGTCGCTGTTCGCGACCAGCTACGGCGTCAACCGCGACACCAAGGGCAAGGCCCCGGGCGTCAAAGCCGCGCTGTGCACGGCCGGCGCGGAAGGCGGGTGGGTGGACGTCGCCCCGCCGCTGCCCGGCGACCTGCACGTGCTCGAACTCGACGGCGCGACCGGCTGGTGCGTGGCCCGCAACAGCTGGCTGGCCTCGGCCGGCACGGTCGCCATGGACCCGGCCGCGCCGCCGCTGCGCGCGCTGCACGGCGGCGACACCGGCTTCCTCACCTACGTCTACGGCACCGGGTCCGTGGTGCTCGCCTGCTACGGCACGCTCGACGTGCTGACCCTCGACGCGGGCGAACTGGTCACCCTCGACAGCGGGCACGTCGTCGGATTCGCCGACACCCTCCAGTGCCGGTTGCGCGCGCTTTCCCCCGATGTGCCCCAATCGGTCCGCAATGGTGACGGCCTGGTCCTCGACTTCGCCGGTCCGGGCCTCGTGCTCACCCGTACGCGCAGTCCGCGAGCACTGGTCAGTTGGTTGCGGGACAACGGATTCAGCGTCCGCTCATGA
- the pssA gene encoding CDP-diacylglycerol--serine O-phosphatidyltransferase: MAPSGPGVRLLPNAITVLAMSAGLSSVYFAINHYYGAAIAAIAMAAVLDGLDGRLARLLDATSKMGAELDSLADAVSFGVAPALVIYVWKFGPYREGWVVALIFAICMVLRLARFNTLLEVEQPPFAKEFFVGVPAPAGGLLLLLPLIVDEQVGGPGWWSDPWVVAAWTVGTAFLLVSRIPTLSVKTIKVPPRAVAPLLVLVGLLAAVVFTFPLVALIAAMLVYLGHLPYSVRRYRWLAKHPEAWSVPAADRRAIRRAHGVAARRLGLRQPLGGRVAGAAMRAVRRPRRAVDPAQVAAEANGQGGPHKRRGWRQIGLRRHHRP, encoded by the coding sequence GTGGCTCCCAGCGGGCCCGGCGTCCGGCTGCTGCCCAACGCGATCACCGTGCTCGCGATGTCCGCGGGCCTGTCGTCGGTGTACTTCGCCATCAACCACTACTACGGCGCGGCCATCGCGGCGATCGCGATGGCCGCCGTCCTCGACGGCCTCGACGGCCGGCTGGCCCGGCTCCTCGACGCCACCAGCAAGATGGGCGCGGAACTGGACTCGCTGGCCGACGCGGTGTCCTTCGGCGTCGCGCCCGCCCTGGTGATCTACGTCTGGAAGTTCGGGCCCTACCGCGAGGGCTGGGTGGTGGCCCTCATCTTCGCGATCTGCATGGTGCTGCGGCTGGCCCGGTTCAACACGCTGCTGGAGGTCGAGCAGCCGCCGTTCGCCAAGGAGTTCTTCGTCGGCGTGCCCGCCCCGGCCGGCGGCCTGCTGCTGCTCCTGCCGCTGATCGTGGACGAGCAGGTCGGCGGCCCCGGCTGGTGGTCGGACCCGTGGGTGGTCGCGGCGTGGACGGTCGGCACCGCCTTCCTCCTGGTCAGCCGCATCCCGACGCTGTCGGTCAAGACGATCAAGGTCCCGCCGCGCGCGGTCGCGCCGCTGCTGGTCCTGGTCGGCCTGCTGGCCGCGGTCGTGTTCACCTTCCCGCTGGTCGCGCTGATCGCCGCGATGCTGGTCTACCTGGGGCACCTGCCGTACTCGGTGCGCCGCTACCGGTGGCTGGCCAAGCACCCGGAGGCCTGGTCCGTCCCGGCCGCCGACCGGCGGGCGATCAGGCGGGCGCACGGCGTGGCAGCGCGCCGGCTCGGGCTGCGCCAGCCGCTGGGCGGCCGGGTCGCGGGCGCGGCGATGCGCGCGGTGCGACGGCCCCGGCGGGCGGTCGACCCGGCCCAGGTCGCGGCCGAGGCCAACGGCCAGGGCGGCCCGCACAAGCGGCGCGGCTGGCGGCAGATCGGGCTCCGCCGGCACCACCGGCCCTGA
- a CDS encoding RNA polymerase sigma factor: MGELRTAGERPPWEGLDGTDRHAACVIAARDGDRRALNVLVADLTPLVWHVARGHGLDRSTAEDVVQTVWLALLRHLDRLIEPRALAGWLVVATRREAQRTWTPARRESALSDELAEQLESEYGLPEDAALVDDRDLRLWRAFGRLSQKCQELLRLTVLAGRAEYRAVAEALAMPRGSIGPTRGRCLTTLRTHLDAEGGSR; encoded by the coding sequence GTGGGAGAACTGCGCACTGCCGGTGAGCGCCCACCGTGGGAAGGTCTGGACGGGACGGACCGGCACGCCGCCTGCGTCATCGCCGCGCGCGACGGCGACCGCAGGGCGCTGAACGTGCTGGTGGCCGACCTGACCCCGCTGGTGTGGCACGTGGCGCGCGGGCACGGCCTGGATCGCAGCACGGCCGAGGACGTCGTGCAGACGGTGTGGCTCGCGCTGCTGCGCCACCTGGACCGGTTGATCGAACCCCGCGCGCTGGCGGGGTGGCTCGTCGTGGCGACGCGCCGGGAAGCCCAGCGCACGTGGACCCCCGCACGTCGGGAATCGGCACTGTCCGACGAGTTGGCGGAGCAGTTGGAGAGCGAATACGGGTTGCCGGAAGACGCCGCCCTGGTAGACGACCGGGACCTCCGGTTGTGGCGGGCTTTCGGGCGTTTGTCGCAGAAGTGCCAGGAACTCCTGCGACTCACCGTGCTGGCCGGGCGGGCGGAGTACCGCGCGGTCGCGGAAGCACTGGCCATGCCACGTGGCAGCATCGGTCCGACCAGAGGCCGCTGCCTGACCACGCTGCGCACACATCTTGACGCGGAAGGAGGATCGCGGTGA
- a CDS encoding AAA family ATPase, which produces MITLTARLSPSALDTRRGVVRLHPEVLDALGLRAWDAVRLTGARVSSALAAASDAAPGVVLVDDVTLSNLGIAEGSEVVVAPVDVTGARSVTVAGSRLASTSLTPETLRMALTGKVLTVGDAVSLLPQDLSPPPGVDVSVTRRKLSHAIGMTWTNELLTITSVEPAGGPVAVQPSTVVGWRDGARTGDAPARSTAVALAGAAGAAVPVPAPAAVTAPVVPTTVAEPVPVADLVGQKDAARRLAEWLDLTFSHPELLTRLGAAPRLAALVSGPEGVGKATLVRAVAHSVGAHVVEVAAPSIAVLEASATAQRIGDAIAATEAPAVLLITDVEALLPATSPPPVATVVLDALRAAVVEAGIALIVTSAHAEAVDPRLRVPELVDRELVLPLPDGAVRTDLLRVLLRDVPLESDVDLGAIADRTPGFVAADLLALRREAAVRSALRQRDIAEPHVAQQDLIGALDTVRPISMSTSDTLRTGGLTLDDVGDMTEVKQALTEAALWPLQYPDSFARLGVAPPRGLLLYGPPGCGKTFLVRALAGSGRLNVLSVKGAELMDKFVGESERAVRELFRRAAEAAPALVFLDEVDALAPRRGQSSDSGVGDRVVAALLTELDGVEPLRDVVVLGATNRPELIDPALLRPGRLERLVYVPPPDADARAEILRASSRNTPLAADVDLTDLAGELEGYSAADCAALIREAALTAMRESLSASEVTADHLAAARRAVRPSLDPAQLAALAAYADSRSN; this is translated from the coding sequence GTGATCACGCTGACCGCCCGCCTGTCGCCGTCCGCCCTCGACACCAGGCGCGGAGTCGTCCGGCTGCACCCCGAGGTGCTGGACGCGCTCGGGCTGCGCGCCTGGGACGCGGTGCGGCTGACCGGCGCGCGGGTCAGCTCCGCGCTGGCCGCGGCGAGCGACGCCGCGCCCGGCGTGGTGCTGGTGGACGACGTGACGCTGTCCAACCTCGGCATCGCCGAGGGCTCGGAGGTCGTGGTCGCGCCGGTCGACGTGACCGGCGCGCGGTCGGTCACCGTCGCCGGGTCCCGGCTGGCCAGCACATCGCTCACGCCCGAGACGCTGCGGATGGCGTTGACCGGCAAGGTGCTCACCGTCGGCGACGCGGTGTCGCTGCTCCCGCAGGACCTCTCGCCGCCGCCCGGCGTCGACGTGAGCGTGACCCGCCGCAAGCTGTCCCACGCGATCGGCATGACCTGGACCAACGAGCTGCTGACCATCACGTCGGTCGAGCCGGCCGGCGGACCGGTCGCGGTGCAGCCGTCCACCGTCGTCGGCTGGCGGGACGGCGCGCGCACCGGTGACGCGCCGGCCCGGTCCACCGCCGTCGCCCTGGCCGGCGCGGCGGGTGCCGCGGTCCCGGTCCCGGCGCCGGCCGCCGTGACCGCGCCGGTCGTGCCGACGACCGTCGCCGAACCCGTCCCGGTGGCCGACCTGGTCGGTCAGAAGGACGCCGCCCGGCGGCTCGCCGAGTGGCTCGACCTGACCTTCAGCCACCCCGAGCTGCTCACCCGGCTCGGTGCCGCGCCCCGGCTCGCCGCGCTGGTCAGCGGCCCGGAAGGGGTCGGCAAGGCGACCCTGGTGCGGGCCGTGGCGCACAGCGTCGGCGCGCACGTCGTGGAGGTCGCCGCGCCCAGCATCGCGGTGCTGGAGGCGAGCGCGACCGCGCAGCGCATCGGGGACGCCATCGCCGCGACCGAGGCGCCCGCCGTGCTGCTGATCACCGACGTCGAGGCCCTGCTCCCCGCCACCTCCCCGCCCCCGGTGGCGACGGTCGTGCTGGACGCGCTGCGCGCGGCGGTCGTGGAGGCCGGAATCGCGCTGATCGTGACCAGCGCGCACGCCGAAGCCGTCGACCCCCGGCTGCGCGTGCCGGAGCTGGTCGACCGGGAACTGGTGCTGCCGCTGCCCGACGGCGCGGTGCGCACCGACCTGCTGCGGGTGCTGCTGCGGGACGTGCCGCTGGAGTCCGATGTGGACTTGGGCGCGATCGCCGACCGCACACCGGGTTTCGTCGCCGCCGACCTGCTCGCCCTGCGCCGGGAGGCCGCCGTGCGCTCCGCACTGCGCCAGCGTGACATAGCGGAACCCCACGTGGCACAACAAGACCTGATCGGCGCGTTGGACACCGTGCGGCCGATCTCGATGTCCACATCGGACACCCTGCGGACCGGCGGGCTGACGCTGGACGACGTCGGCGACATGACCGAGGTCAAGCAGGCCCTCACCGAGGCCGCGCTGTGGCCGTTGCAGTACCCCGACTCGTTCGCCCGGCTCGGCGTCGCCCCGCCGCGCGGTCTGCTGCTCTACGGGCCGCCCGGGTGCGGCAAGACCTTCCTGGTGCGGGCGCTCGCGGGCAGTGGGCGGTTGAACGTGCTGTCGGTCAAGGGCGCGGAGCTGATGGACAAGTTCGTCGGCGAGTCCGAGCGGGCGGTCCGCGAACTGTTCCGCCGGGCCGCCGAGGCCGCGCCCGCGCTGGTCTTCCTCGACGAGGTCGACGCGCTCGCCCCGCGCCGCGGCCAGTCCTCGGACTCCGGGGTGGGCGACCGGGTGGTGGCCGCGCTGCTGACCGAGCTCGACGGCGTCGAGCCGTTGCGCGACGTCGTGGTGCTCGGCGCGACCAACCGGCCCGAGCTGATCGACCCCGCCCTGCTGCGGCCCGGCCGGCTGGAGCGCCTGGTCTACGTGCCGCCGCCGGACGCCGACGCGCGCGCCGAGATCCTGCGCGCGTCGTCCCGCAACACCCCGCTGGCCGCCGACGTCGACCTGACCGACCTGGCCGGCGAACTGGAGGGGTACTCGGCGGCGGACTGCGCGGCGCTGATCCGGGAGGCGGCGCTGACCGCCATGCGCGAGTCGCTGTCGGCGTCCGAGGTCACCGCCGACCACCTGGCAGCCGCCCGCCGAGCCGTGCGCCCGTCGCTGGACCCGGCGCAGCTGGCCGCCCTCGCCGCGTACGCCGACTCCCGCTCGAACTAA
- a CDS encoding carboxypeptidase regulatory-like domain-containing protein: MNRLVYELDAPPVGLVERIQFAVALENLDVEVARWERAGSFAGVRGGNPGTITFTVDNLTLMVNFTPSGARHRIDGWLVPAGEHTVEVRVAEHESSTTKADDGGRFVLSDVPTGTTQIVVHLVNSRGEPGRTVVTPTIML, encoded by the coding sequence CTGAACCGGTTGGTGTACGAACTCGACGCGCCACCGGTGGGACTGGTCGAGCGGATACAGTTCGCGGTGGCGCTGGAGAACCTGGACGTGGAGGTCGCCCGCTGGGAGCGTGCGGGCTCGTTCGCCGGGGTGCGCGGCGGCAACCCCGGGACCATCACGTTCACGGTCGACAACCTGACCCTGATGGTCAACTTCACCCCGTCCGGTGCCCGGCACCGGATCGACGGCTGGCTGGTGCCCGCGGGCGAGCACACGGTCGAGGTGCGGGTGGCCGAGCACGAGTCGAGCACCACCAAGGCGGACGACGGTGGTCGTTTCGTGCTGTCCGACGTCCCGACCGGCACCACCCAGATCGTGGTCCACCTGGTGAACTCCCGAGGTGAGCCCGGCCGCACGGTGGTGACACCCACGATCATGCTGTAA
- the groL gene encoding chaperonin GroEL (60 kDa chaperone family; promotes refolding of misfolded polypeptides especially under stressful conditions; forms two stacked rings of heptamers to form a barrel-shaped 14mer; ends can be capped by GroES; misfolded proteins enter the barrel where they are refolded when GroES binds) translates to MAKMIAFDEDARRGLERGMNILADAVKVTLGPKGRNVVLEKKWGAPTITNDGVSIAKEIELEDPWEKIGAELVKEVAKKTDDVAGDGTTTATVLAQALVREGLRNVAAGANPLGLKRGIEKAVEAVTEQLLKTAKEVETKEQIAATASISAGDSTIGELIAEAMDKVGKEGVITVEESNALGLELELTEGMRFDKGYISGYFVTDPERQEAVLEDPYVLLYGSKIASVKDLLPLLEKVMQGGKPLLIISEDVEGEALATLVVNKIRGTFKSVAVKAPGFGDRRKAILQDIAILTGGQVITEDVGLKLENADLSLLGKARKVVVTKDETTVVEGAGDAEQIQGRVNQIRAEIEKSDSDYDREKLQERLAKLAGGVAVIKAGAATEVELKERKHRIEDAVRNAKAAVEEGIVAGGGVALLQAAEAAFAGLNLEGDEATGANIVKVAVEAPLKQIAINAGLEGGVVVEKVKGLPVGHGLNAATGVYEDLLAAGVPDPTKVTRSALQNAASIAALFLTTEAVVADKPEKAGAAPAVPDAGGMDF, encoded by the coding sequence ATGGCCAAGATGATCGCGTTCGACGAGGACGCCCGCCGTGGTCTTGAGCGCGGCATGAACATCCTCGCGGATGCCGTCAAGGTGACGCTCGGTCCCAAGGGCCGCAACGTCGTGCTCGAGAAGAAGTGGGGCGCGCCGACCATCACCAACGACGGCGTCTCCATCGCCAAGGAGATCGAGCTCGAGGACCCCTGGGAGAAGATCGGGGCCGAGCTCGTCAAGGAAGTGGCGAAGAAGACCGACGACGTCGCCGGTGACGGCACGACCACCGCCACCGTGCTGGCCCAGGCCCTGGTCCGCGAGGGCCTGCGCAACGTGGCCGCCGGCGCCAACCCGCTCGGCCTCAAGCGCGGCATCGAGAAGGCCGTCGAGGCCGTGACCGAGCAGCTGCTCAAGACCGCCAAGGAGGTCGAGACCAAGGAGCAGATCGCCGCCACGGCGTCCATCTCCGCGGGCGACTCGACCATCGGTGAGCTCATCGCCGAGGCCATGGACAAGGTCGGCAAGGAAGGCGTCATCACCGTCGAGGAGAGCAACGCTCTCGGGCTCGAGCTCGAGCTCACCGAGGGCATGCGCTTCGACAAGGGCTACATCTCCGGTTACTTCGTGACCGACCCCGAGCGCCAGGAAGCGGTCCTCGAGGACCCGTACGTCCTGCTCTACGGCTCGAAGATCGCGTCCGTGAAGGACCTGCTGCCGCTGCTGGAGAAGGTCATGCAGGGCGGCAAGCCGCTGCTGATCATCTCCGAGGACGTCGAGGGCGAGGCCCTGGCGACCCTGGTGGTCAACAAGATCCGCGGCACCTTCAAGTCGGTCGCCGTCAAGGCCCCCGGCTTCGGTGACCGCCGCAAGGCGATCCTGCAGGACATCGCGATCCTCACCGGTGGCCAGGTCATCACCGAGGACGTCGGCCTCAAGCTGGAGAACGCCGACCTGTCGCTGCTGGGCAAGGCGCGCAAGGTCGTCGTGACCAAGGACGAGACCACGGTCGTCGAGGGTGCGGGCGACGCGGAGCAGATCCAGGGCCGCGTCAACCAGATCCGCGCGGAGATCGAGAAGTCGGACTCCGACTACGACCGCGAGAAGCTCCAGGAGCGCCTGGCCAAGCTCGCGGGTGGTGTCGCGGTCATCAAGGCCGGTGCCGCCACCGAGGTCGAGCTCAAGGAGCGCAAGCACCGCATCGAGGACGCGGTGCGCAACGCCAAGGCCGCCGTCGAGGAGGGCATCGTCGCCGGTGGTGGCGTCGCGCTGCTCCAGGCCGCCGAGGCCGCCTTCGCGGGCCTGAACCTGGAGGGCGACGAGGCCACTGGCGCGAACATCGTCAAGGTCGCCGTCGAGGCTCCGCTCAAGCAGATCGCCATCAACGCCGGCCTCGAAGGCGGCGTCGTGGTGGAGAAGGTCAAGGGCCTGCCCGTCGGCCACGGCCTCAACGCCGCGACCGGCGTGTACGAGGACCTGCTCGCCGCCGGCGTGCCGGACCCGACCAAGGTCACCCGCTCCGCGCTGCAGAACGCCGCCTCCATCGCGGCGCTGTTCCTGACCACCGAGGCCGTCGTGGCCGACAAGCCGGAGAAGGCGGGCGCTGCCCCGGCCGTCCCCGACGCCGGTGGCATGGACTTCTGA